The Salvelinus alpinus chromosome 22, SLU_Salpinus.1, whole genome shotgun sequence DNA window TCACTTTAACCGCAAGCAATTCCAAATGTTTGACTTTGGTAATCGAGAGAATTTCAGAGGTGTTAAACTCGGATTTCGCATAGATTGCAACCCCTCCTCCTTTACTCATCTGATCCGTTCTAAAAAAACGCGGACCCATCAATAGAAATCAAGTTATTTGACACAGATTGCTTTGGCCAAGTTTCTGATAAAACCATTACGTCTGCATTTGTCATTTTGGCCCATATTCGAATCATGTCTATTTTTGGAAATAGACTTCTGACATTAACATGCAAGAGGCCAAAACCTGCTCTGTTTTTGAAATCATAGGGAGTCAGTAGAGATTGCATGGTATCTACCGGCCCAGGGTTTGATCGCACATTACCAGAGATCAACAATAAAAGCATAACAATATATCTCGGTTGCCCAATGCGTGAGGACTTGGTGGAGCCAGCACCATTGTCAATAAAATGAACTGAGTCTTTCGACACAGAAAAAAAGTCATTCAATAGTTTGAGATTTTGGAAGTATGCCATCAAGTGTAGGTCCAGTTGCGTTTGAGAGTGGTACAAATGTAATTGCAGAGAGAGACCAAGTTCCTGGTGGACATGATGGTCTCATTGGAGTGTTTGCAAAATTGTAGGGCATAAGGTGAAGATAATTCAATAAAGGCCTTCTCTATCCGAAATCTTTGTACAAGTCAATTTCATCAAATAGAGACTGAGATCTAAAAAATAATAGTTGTTATATACAGCATCCACCTTCACATACAACGTATTTTCTTCTGTAAACAGGATCAGGGTCATTAAAACATAAAAACTCTTAAAAATCTGGTCTCAAGGATCACACATACAAATGGACAGACTGATTGGCTACCATCTTGGATTTGACTGCATGTGCTTGTGCAGTTCACGGCTGGTGAGGTTCTCTTTCAGCTTTTGGATCACCCTAGCAGGAATGTCCTCTTTCAAAGTTAGAGAGCGACTCAGACCACAAACCTTCAAACTCCTCTTCCAGGTGCTTGTCCTCTAGAGGAGAGTTGTTGAGCTTGCTGCTCCCCATCAGTTGCATGCAACTTCACCTCCTCCTTAGCATCCAATACTGTCTGAAAGCTCATCAGTATTGATTGGACAGTATTGATCTTCTATAGCACTCTGTAGCTTCTTCATCATCTCACTCGTTGCCCATTCCTGGAGCGCATTCAAACTCTTTTAAAAGTGGAGCTTGTACCTCTCAATATACACTCTGTGGAGGTCATCCTTCTTCAAGTTATCCTCCAGTGTTGACCGGATTTTGTCTACCTCTACCTTGACTTCAGTCATGGCTTCCTCCTTCGGCACACCAAGAGGGTCACCTCCTTTCTCCAAAGCTGTTGCCTTGCTGGTGATGATCTGATCCAGAGCCCCTATGAACCAGACCTCCATGTGTTCCAGAAAGTTCCTCTCCCATTGGGAGAGCTCTGTGCACAGTATGCAGAAGGCCTCAGCCACCTCCATATTCACAAACCCATTGTGAAATGTCCCCCCCTCACACTAAACAGACTAAACTCAGGCAGACTCAGTCGTTGCCTTGGTCTTTGCTGCACTCTTCTTCAAAGCCTTAAACAAGTTCAGCTTCAGCTGCAAAACACTTTTGCTGTATTCTTTGTcaacaggaacagagagagaggcaaggcCCGATCAGGCAGGGTACAGAACAGGGAACACTCTCTATAGTGTTGTCAGGCTCAAGATCAACTGTTGCCTCTTTAGCCTCTGCCTCAAGGATCTGAGTCACATGCTTTAGTTGTAAGGACAGCAGCTTGGAGTCCAGTCCAACACCCTGGGTCATGAGCTGGCTGATGGGCATTCTACAAGAGCCCCTGGTATGGAGGAGTGCATTCACAGTGGCGGGCAGTGTGCTCTGCATCTCATTATCCACATCTGGAGGCATGTTCTGCAGAATGACGTCAGTCAGCCCCACAACCAGGCTGGTCATCTTGTTGTCGTGCTCCAAGGTGTCCTCCTGCTTGTGCAGTCCTGGAGAACAGAGTCCCTCTACATCAATCATCAGCAGGAAGTCACACTCTATGTCCTTCTTCAGATTGTCTGGTAGGCTCAGTGCTAGCATGTATGCCCCCCCTGGTgcaacatctctctcccctctggaaGTGCCCCGCAAACAGAGCAGAGAATACCTCTGAGTTCCTGGCACTGTGGACCCCCAGTGATGTCTTAACGTGGACCTTGACGCCTTTCGTTGGCAGACGTTGGTTGAACACGGCCAGGACGCATCCCACCCAGCTACGGGGCAAAGTGGATGCATCCCCATCCAGGAGCTCAAGGGGGACCCCATACAGGAGCAGGTCAACCGTAACACTGGGGAGGCGCAGAATGTTGTGGGTTCCATCCGACAGGGCTATTGTGGGTCAGCTCAAAGACCGGACCCATCTCACGAAGAAAGTGCTCAAGACCCAGAACAGAGGGGTCGAGGCCCTGTTCCTGTTCTTCTCCAGGATCCTCACTGGTTCCAATCATTTCTTCAGGCTTATCATTGGTTTCATTCACTACTTCATATCCATGCTCCTTAATGGTTTCATCAATTGCTCCTTCTTCGTGTTCCACGCAGATTCCATCCATTGCTTCGCCACACTTGTCTTGACTAATCTGTTGGATGGAAGAATGCTGTTGGATGGGTGAATGTTGTTGGATGGATGAATGTTGTTGGATGGGTGAATGCTGTTGGATGGGTGAATATTGTTGGATGGGTGAATGTTGTTGGATGGGTGAATATTGTTGGATGGGTGAATGCTGTTGGATGGGTGAATGTTGATGGATGGGTGAATGTTGTTGGATGGGTGAATGCTGTTGGATGGGTGAATGTTGTTGGATGGGTGAATGTTGTTGGATGGGTGAATGCTGCATCCGCTGCCTTGCCTCTAGCCGTAGCCTCAACCAGGTCAGGAAATAGTCTCTCTCCTGTTTGTCTGCAGTGCAGAGGGCATCAGTGAAAACCTTCATGGCGGGAGACATCTTGAAACTTCCCAGCTCTTGCAGGatgcttttcttttcttttctgccCTAATCTATTCCCCTCAGCCCTTCCTCAACCTGAACCAATGCCTTCCTACACACCGCCCCTTCATCCACAATGAGACCTAGCTCCTCGGCTATACCTACTGCATCCTCAATGGCCACAGAAGTCAGGTATCAAACGACTTGGGGCCTCActcagccgatctgccaactctTCCTCGCTAATACCACAACCACACAGCACCGTCTCTTGAGGTAGATTAAGACCATCCCCTAGCTTCTGAGTCTCTACCCCATTCTCCttgttctcctcctctacctctagaCCCTGGGAGAGGTCAATGAGAATGACCTGCCTGGCCATGCCCTTCCATGAGGCTAGTAGTTGGTGTTCCTTTTCCCTGATGTTCCGACAGAACACAATGATGGCAGATGAGgattggcacaggaagctgaggTGTTTCTCATGTGTGGCAGCATCTCCACGGAGGTTAGCAATCGCCACTGGCTCAGGGAAAACATCCTGGTTGTGGTCGCCAGAAGGGAGGTACCAGCAGCACTCCATTGGCAAGCCACCGAGGAAGTTGACCTCCCTTCATTCCCCGATGCAGAAAGCACTCATTGGAGCTTTGGGAACTTTCCATTACATGGCTCAGCACCTGTGACTTGGAGACACTGCAGTGGCCAAGCTTCACACAAGAGATCAATGGCATCTCAG harbors:
- the gvin1l2 gene encoding LOW QUALITY PROTEIN: interferon-induced very large GTPase 1 (The sequence of the model RefSeq protein was modified relative to this genomic sequence to represent the inferred CDS: inserted 10 bases in 5 codons; deleted 3 bases in 3 codons; substituted 2 bases at 2 genomic stop codons) translates to MSKRLSSKKKKTPVDKAQKEVLFKLGLEGFWTTPLDLAFMLDLSTWSLENQPPPAGLLGLGEEDSQCAVNPMDLVTSVYMSANIFLQQEMTAWMVQSQFVVPLLLSPIGPDQLGCFLLWSLRAVVGQWRTHSLAETLEGDMASAEMPLISCVKLGHCSVSKSQVLSHVMESSQSSNECFLHRGMKGGQLPRWLANGVLXWYLPSGDHNQDVFPEPVAIANLRGDAATHEKHLSFLCQSSSAIIVFCRNIREKEHQLLASWKGMARQVILIDLSQGLEVEEENKENGVETQKLGDGLNLPQETVLCGCGISEEELADRLKKKSILQELGSFKMSPAMKVFTDALCTADKQERDYFLTWLRLRLEARQRMQHSPIQQHSPIQQHSPIQQHSPIQQHSPIHQHSPIQQHSPIQQYSPIQQHSPIQQYSPIQQHSPIQQHSSIQQHSPIQQHSSIQQISQDKCGEAMDGICVEHEEGAIDETIKEHGYEVVNETNDKPEEMIGTSEDPGEEQEQGLDPSVLGLEHFLREMGPVFELTHIALSDGTHNILRLPSVTVDLLLYGVPLELLDGDASTLPRSWVGCVLAVFNQRLPTKGVKVHVKTSLGVHSARNSEVFSALFAGHFQRGERCCTRGAYMLALSLPDNLKKDIECDFLLMIDVEGLCSPGLHKQEDTLEHDNKMTSLVVGLTDVILQNMPPDVDNEMQSTLPATVNALLHTRGSCRMPISQLMTQGVGLDSKLLSLQLKHVTQILEAEAKEATVDLEPDNTIESVPCSVPCLIGPXASLSVPVDKEYSKSVLQLKLNLFKALKKSAAKTKVAEAFCILCTELSQWERNFLEHMEVWFIGALDQIITSKATALEKGGDPLGVPKEEAMTEVKVEVDKIRSTLEDNLKKDDLHRVYIERYKLHFXKSLNALQEWATSEMMKKLQSAIEDQYCXQSILMSFQTVLDAKEEVKLHQLMGSSKLNNSPLEDKHLEEEFEGLWSESLSNFEXEDIPARVIQKLKENLTSRELHKHMQSNPRWLWKSSRLLFSHCRPPFMFFNTPPAAITGFKEAQRKIPSSFIVYDEHVGYLSRLKHMLEENNSLQRLEAHRLATRTTEEYNDFVREKSAAVADFSDMYITEVLEIIDKALKAFVFEVNLKVDLCSNACRDFQEMHDHYARVRDFLVYLNGRKNRFLGVFIDQFCKLDQGYRVAQAFTTMILKPAALDYIXSPLGIQIMEEMVSGDDAQQYFSPQAFNCSLLEELMQEDCFESFLEYLLSHENFSLKRIQDRVVKYLTGTAMIDEWRQQRLGEIVGKMEAAVSQTTEGVRGVLSDTKLLLEKVCLTLEVDRDVSVNRRSMEGPLFHITTEQSRFVTYLLEALAEMRLALSQEFSQNTNIIKILQTLPIKPQNSLFDRVRGCEKKCPFCRALCEAGESDHEVHKALLHXLSFTCDDSASLSHNTCPSEMARDRLFQNRDTNGKCCPYMDYHYHYLYPDWSIPPEDPDSQMPSAYWRYVLVRFNTRFAQEYQRDPALLPGEWLKITEEEALESLREAFHTEQC